A DNA window from Castanea sativa chloroplast, complete genome contains the following coding sequences:
- the rpl36 gene encoding ribosomal protein L36, with amino-acid sequence MKIRASIRKICEKCRLIRRRGRIIVICSNPRHKQRQG; translated from the coding sequence ATGAAAATAAGGGCCTCCATTCGTAAAATTTGTGAAAAATGTAGACTGATCCGTAGACGGGGACGAATTATAGTAATTTGTTCCAACCCGAGACATAAACAAAGACAAGGATAA
- the rpl16 gene encoding ribosomal protein L16: MLSPKRARFRKQHRGRMKGISYRGNRICFGRYALQALEPAWITSRQIEAGRRAMTRNVRRGGKIWVRIFPDKPVTVRPAETRMGSGKGSPEYWVAIVKPGRILYEMGGVAENVARKAISIAASKMPIRTQFIISG, encoded by the coding sequence CCCAAAAGAGCCAGATTCCGTAAACAACATAGAGGAAGAATGAAAGGAATATCTTATCGAGGTAATCGTATTTGCTTTGGTAGATATGCTCTTCAGGCACTTGAACCCGCGTGGATCACGTCTAGACAAATAGAAGCAGGGCGGCGAGCAATGACACGAAACGTACGCCGCGGCGGAAAAATATGGGTACGTATATTTCCAGACAAACCTGTTACAGTAAGACCCGCGGAAACGCGTATGGGTTCCGGTAAAGGATCTCCCGAATATTGGGTAGCTATCGTTAAACCGGGTAGAATACTTTATGAAATGGGTGGAGTAGCAGAAAATGTAGCCAGAAAGGCTATTTCAATAGCGGCATCCAAAATGCCTATACGAACGCAATTCATTATTTCGGGATAA
- the rpl14 gene encoding ribosomal protein L14, which yields MIQPQTHLNVADNSGARQLMCIRIIGASNRRYAHIGDVIVAVIKEAIPNTPLEKSEVIRAVIVRTCKELKRDNGMILRYDDNAAVVIDQEGNPKGTRIFGAIARELRQLNFTKIVSLAPEVL from the coding sequence ATGATTCAACCTCAAACCCACTTAAATGTAGCGGATAACAGCGGGGCCCGACAATTAATGTGTATTCGAATCATAGGAGCTAGTAATCGACGATATGCTCATATTGGTGACGTTATTGTTGCTGTAATCAAGGAAGCAATACCAAATACGCCTCTAGAAAAATCCGAAGTGATCAGAGCTGTAATTGTACGTACTTGTAAAGAACTCAAACGTGACAACGGTATGATACTACGATATGATGACAATGCTGCGGTTGTTATTGATCAAGAAGGAAATCCCAAAGGAACTAGAATTTTTGGTGCGATCGCACGGGAATTGAGACAGTTAAATTTCACTAAAATAGTTTCATTAGCACCTGAAGTATTATAA
- the rps11 gene encoding ribosomal protein S11 — translation MAKPAPRIGSRRNGRIGLRKSARRIPKGVIHVQASFNNTIVTVTDVRGRVISWSSAGTCGFKGTRRGTPFAAQTAAGNAIRTVVDQGMQRAEVMIKGPGLGRDAALRAIRRSGVILSFIRDVTPMPHNGCRPPKKRRV, via the coding sequence ATGGCAAAACCTGCACCCAGAATCGGTTCACGTAGGAATGGGCGTATTGGTTTACGTAAGAGTGCGCGTAGAATACCAAAAGGGGTTATTCATGTTCAAGCAAGTTTCAACAATACCATTGTGACTGTTACAGATGTACGAGGCCGGGTAATTTCTTGGTCCTCCGCCGGTACTTGTGGATTCAAGGGTACAAGAAGAGGGACACCCTTTGCGGCACAAACCGCAGCAGGAAATGCTATTCGGACGGTAGTGGATCAAGGTATGCAACGAGCCGAAGTCATGATAAAAGGCCCCGGTCTCGGACGAGATGCAGCATTAAGGGCTATTCGTAGAAGTGGTGTAATATTAAGTTTCATACGGGATGTAACCCCTATGCCACATAATGGCTGTAGGCCCCCTAAAAAAAGGCGTGTGTAA
- the rps8 gene encoding ribosomal protein S8 → MGKDTIADIITSIRNADMNRKGTVRIPSTNITENLVKILLREGFIENVRKHQENNKYFLVLTLRHRRNRKGPCKTVLNLKRISRPGLRIYSSYQRIPRILGGMGIVILSTSRGIMTDREARLEGIGGEILCYIW, encoded by the coding sequence ATGGGTAAAGACACTATTGCTGATATAATAACTTCTATACGCAATGCTGACATGAATAGAAAAGGAACAGTTCGAATACCATCTACTAACATCACCGAAAACCTTGTTAAAATACTGTTAAGAGAAGGTTTTATTGAAAATGTGAGGAAACATCAGGAAAACAACAAATATTTTTTGGTTTTAACCCTACGGCATAGAAGGAATAGGAAAGGTCCATGTAAAACTGTTTTAAATTTAAAACGGATCAGTCGACCCGGTCTACGAATCTATTCTAGTTATCAACGAATTCCTAGAATTTTAGGTGGGATGGGGATTGTAATTCTTTCTACCTCTCGGGGTATAATGACGGACCGAGAGGCCCGACTAGAAGGAATCGGCGGAGAAATTTTGTGTTATATATGGTAA